In the Silene latifolia isolate original U9 population chromosome 1, ASM4854445v1, whole genome shotgun sequence genome, ATTATTTCATCGAGAACACAATATGCTAGTTTTATGTGTATAAGGTCTTCGTTTGCATGATTGTAACTTCTTCATAATCATGAATTTAATTAAAACGATTATATAATAAATTCatattcacaatgactaattgaCTACATAAATTTTGCCCTTAATTAGTACACTTCTAAATTAAACTTGTGTAATCAATCTTCTTAAGATGGCAACAAGGATGTGGATGATCAAACACAACACAAGAATTAACTAATTAAGGTTGCAATCCTCCCTTATATCATTAACAACACTAATTCTTCTACAAGACGGTTTCATAATAATAGTATTGTGAGACCTCTTACAAGCGAGAAAATGTCACTATTACATAATGTGATTACCCACTTCCCTTCTGCCTCTCACCAACATAAACCTTATTAATATGATTCTTGCCAATAAGATGTTGCTTCAAGCAAAATTCATTCATGCACCAAATGTCACACAATTGACAATACAATTTAGGATCACCCACCTCCATTTCTTCAATTCCCTTTTCCTTGTTCTCCCTCTTTTGCACCTTAGACTTGTGTTTTTGACCCATTAAATGCATTTGAAGATTATTAGTAGATGTACAATGTACTTTACACACATCACAAAACAACTTCCTTATCTTACCACTTCGACTAGGCTCCAGTTGCTCATCAAATGTTCCTTTTCTTTTGTGACTTGGGGTTGGAGTAGGCCTTAGAGTAGTGTGCTTCGACGATGAAATGGGACTTGATAATGGCCTTAGTACAACAGTTGGATTTCTAGGTGGCAACTTTGGAGGCGGACTCCTTGGCGCTGGTTTTGGCATTTGGGTTGGAGTAGGAGCCGTTGTTGAAATGGGCCTTGGTACAAGAGTTGGGTTTATAGGTGGCAACTTTGGAGTCCATGGCACTGGTTTCGGCATTGGGGTCGTAGGTCGGTATAGGCCTGATGATTGAAAAGTAGGCTTTGGAGGTAATGAAAAAGGCTTTGGAGGTAGGGTTGGTCTTTGACCAATAAAGGGTTTTGGGCTTATCAGTGATTGTGGTTTCGGATGTAACTGTCCGGTTGGTGATGGACTTAGTGTTGGTGATGATGGATGCAGCCTTGGCTTGGGCTGTGAAGGTGGAACTGACGGTGTCTTCGGGACACGGCTTGAATAACCTGGCCATAATGTTTGCTGCAGAAATTACATGTATGGGAAATTGGGAACCATTAGAACTTGAAACACAAAATAACAAAAATTAATAATTTTCATTTAAGGCGATACTGAATGACGCAAACTCAGTTTCCTTGATGAATGTTGCGGAAAAATCATATGAATATTCTTTACAGTttgattatgatggaataaatcaATATGGCTTCTTAAACGGTTTTGTTAATACTGTTAATAAGTCTGGACGCAGTTGTCGTTCTGTGTTATTTGGAAAAGACAAACATGAACATGTACTAATTAAAAACCAGTTAAATTCTTACAGAAGGAGATGAAAGGCAATTCTGAGATGCAGTCTCTTTTTTCAGTTGGAATGCTTGTAACTTATCGCGATACGCCATCTCCCTTTGCAATGCAAGCTCCACTGACATTTTATACTTACCCCTTTCACTACCCATTTTATAGCTTGCTCTTTCTTTCATCCTTAGCTATTAATTAATGTGAAAGAATAATGCAAATATGATTGATTTTCAAAGCATGAATTTTTCCAGAGGATGAAATTCCAATGGTATTTGTGTGAGTTTAAAGTTACTTAAATAAAGGACACTCATCATATAGTGTCTTCATCATATAATGTACGAGTACTATTTTTCACAAATGTATGGCTTAGATGATTCCATCCTATAGACATTCATAAATTACCAAGTGTCAAAAACATTCCAATCCCGGGAAATTAAACCAAAAAGTTACGTTTTTTTTTAACGACCTGTTTTTCACATCCGGAATCAAATCAAATCCATAATGAAATAACAACTTAATCTATTAGAATTGATTGGTTTTACAAAAAATTATTGTAAAACGAGATTTTTTAGTAATTACTTTTTTTACTCACTAATTGAATTCTGTTTAGATCCATTTTACAATTATATTAGCGTAAAACCGCCTATCATAAGACTAACTCAGGAGCAAGTAATAACCAACATTCTCACTTAATAACGTGAATGACTAAATATTTCCAAGGTAGACGGTTGCTTCTCCGGCAAAGGTGGCGGCGTCTTTCGGATCCGAGTATCACGGGGAAGTGGAACTAAGGTTTTAATACAAGTACATACATCATAAAATTGTTGAGGAAGATTGTGAACCTTGTGAACTTGTGATAGTCtacttttcttttgatgcatatTATACCATATGAGTACAACCCTGTTAGCACCAGGAATTGTATGCTTAGTTCCTCTAACAAGTAACATGTCGTGTTTCGACCCATAGGCCATGCCAAGCGGGCAAATTTGCAAAGACGAGGTCACACACGAATCAGACACTCCTAATAACTTGACCCATGAATCTCTTACACCATATTTCATCATGACCCACATATCAACACAGGTCAAATGAGGCTCTAACCTTGACCGAGTCAATAAACATAGACGCCCATCAAATACGCCTAGAGTCTCACACTGGTTATAACAACCCGGAGTTGAATCAAAGTCATGAGGTAACCCCACATTGTCGACCCATTCATCTGTTCTGAGATCGAAACAACCAATCCTACTATTATTTTCTATTCTATTGTTTGGGTGATCCTGAACATAATCAGTGAAGATCCAATGTAGTAAATGGTTGTTTATTAACGTCCCATTATCATGCGGTTTCAATTCGTCCGACTTTTGATGAGAATCGGACATCACAGTTTTCCAAGAGTTAGCGTGCAAACTATAGACCATAACAGACCTACTTTCATGTGTCTCGAGGATTCGAGCAATCTTATAATCCTTGGTCCAAT is a window encoding:
- the LOC141655628 gene encoding uncharacterized protein LOC141655628 → MKERASYKMGSERGKYKMSVELALQREMAYRDKLQAFQLKKETASQNCLSSPSQTLWPGYSSRVPKTPSVPPSQPKPRLHPSSPTLSPSPTGQLHPKPQSLISPKPFIGQRPTLPPKPFSLPPKPTFQSSGLYRPTTPMPKPVPWTPKLPPINPTLVPRPISTTAPTPTQMPKPAPRSPPPKLPPRNPTVVLRPLSSPISSSKHTTLRPTPTPSHKRKGTFDEQLEPSRSGKIRKLFCDVCKVHCTSTNNLQMHLMGQKHKSKVQKRENKEKGIEEMEVGDPKLYCQLCDIWCMNEFCLKQHLIGKNHINKVYVGERQKGSG
- the LOC141641899 gene encoding F-box protein CPR1-like, producing the protein MAGVPIAIIETNILPRLPAESLPNFKLVCKSFNVLISSPEFMEEHCKRSISTNTGRLVILNTNRGFHVFNYDSLDSPPFYLPFPDNFSRRVYIFGSSNGLMCLGNRNAGSMYSYYDLMLLNPLTGMFFKVPSPEITVTWAIESYGFGFDDWTKDYKIARILETHESRSVMVYSLHANSWKTVMSDSHQKSDELKPHDNGTLINNHLLHWIFTDYVQDHPNNRIENNSRIGCFDLRTDEWVDNVGLPHDFDSTPGCYNQCETLGVFDGRLCLLTRSRLEPHLTCVDMWVMMKYGVRDSWVKLLGVSDSCVTSSLQICPLGMAYGSKHDMLLVRGTKHTIPGANRVVLIWYNMHQKKSRLSQVHKVHNLPQQFYDVCTCIKTLVPLPRDTRIRKTPPPLPEKQPSTLEIFSHSRY